A region of the Salvia splendens isolate huo1 chromosome 11, SspV2, whole genome shotgun sequence genome:
TGTATGTCTTATTCTATTTCATCCACACATCTCCACTTTTATTATTTCctttattttatattactaCGTGCATATCAGATatatttaaatagtataaaatttttTGCTGAATAGGAAATGTTTTTAATCTACTTAGCTGTTAATAtatcttcattatttgaaaatcttTTGTCCCGTGGTAGTTCTTTATtaaataggagtactatattaaaAGTTAAaccattttttaaataaatgctATAAATATGCAAGgtgttaaattttaaatttttttattccctcggtccgccattaaatgtctcatatttaaccggcacaggttttaataaattattagacATTATGAAGTAAAGTGAGTAAAAAAGTTGGTAGAATGTGGGGCCttgttttatatattggttttataataaaatgtgagtggaatgaaatagtggaatgtatggttaacttaattataaaatatgataaaattgaaatgagatatttattggcGGATGGacaaaaaggaaaatatgaGACGTTTAATGACGGACGGAGGAAATATTTAAAGAGTTCACAAAATTTCATAGTGATCAAGGAGTAGTGAACAAATAGCAATCAATTTTAAATCTAACAATAAAGTTTCTTGTTTTGCTTCTAATCtagaaaatattattataattttttatcattgtaatactttaattatattgAACTAGTTTTGTGTATATAAATATTTGtgcatttttataatttaaacttTTCTCTATGATATATtcaattcatatatatatattgactaTTTTCATCATCGGTCATTTATAGTCCAATTTACACTTgacatttattttaaaaagttgGTTGACCTTGTaaacaaaattagaaaaataattaataaaatatagatctcactttatatattgattttataataatatatgagTGTAATTATCGTATTCCTCTTATTAAAGACAATGAGGttaccaaaaatataaatagttatttttatgagacgatccaaaaatgaaaaaattcatattttgttaAACGGAGGAAGTAATGAAGATTAAAATACTTAAAATATCATATGCGTTTCTTTCATAAAATGTTGTGTTTCTTTCACTGCTATAGTATGATGTGCCTTTATAGGCACAACATGGGCTCCCACTTTGAAACTATGTACCTAAACTGgcaaaaaataattaagatatttttttacaaatataTGAAGTATTCCATTCGTCCTTGAAAGTTTgttccattttttcattttcgttcatcccacaaaatttatctcatttcactttttacaatttttgatagtggatctcatattccactaactcattcctattcatattttattataaaattaatatataaaagtaggacccacattcctctaactttttcaactcactttttattacatttcttaaaatccgtgcctgGTCAAAATGGGACAGTAATACTAAAATATAAATCATCTGAATTAAAGGAATTAGATTGTAACCGCCCCTTTAATTATTTACTTAaatattaattcaaatttatttaaaaatatcgaAATTGTATCtacaatattaaatattaataaaaagttatttttaaaaatactcaCTCCTAAATTTACAAATATTTGAATTCATACCTAGaattcataaatatttaaattgagCTAAAACTTttcctttagagcatccacaaccgtgctcttgccagcggcacggttgtgcgcccggccccactttttctgcctgctctctggcaagagcacaacacccacagctgtgctcttccgcaaggacgagcacaattaatttaaaattcaattaaacaaaaacatttcaataatactaaaattcattaaaaaaacctaaataatattacaaatggcaaataaaataaaacgccataattaaaatcctaaaaattaaaaattacataattaaaatactaaaaattaaaaaaaccactaagcgttgccgaatttcgcccacatgtgtttgattaggtcttcttgtagttgattgtggatccgggtatcgcgcattgtgtgccttgtctcgattctctggccaaccgtcgtatgctcgcctcggcgtgggggagacctcgctgttgagcttccggctttgTCCttgtcgtagaagctagccgccctcggcccttcgtcggctataatcatgttgtgtaagataatacacgtgaacatgatgtcggcgatattattcacgtaccatagCCGAACCGGGGACTtaacaatgttgaatcgggcttgaaggaccccgaaagctctttcgacgtctttccgtacggactcttgacgctgctcaaaaagaacccgtctcgggtcgtgcgggttgttgaacgtcttcacgaaagtcgaccaccgtgggtagataccatcggcgagatagtaacccatgtggtatctatttccgttgatggtgaagtcgatcgccggtgctacaccattcatcacatcattgaagagtggtgaagaatatagcacattcaagtcgttgttggatccagcaacgccgaaatatgcatgtcaaatccataggcggtagtcggcgaccgcctcaaggataagcgttgggccgccgcctttgtgaccgctcaagtgttgccccctccaagcagtcgggcaattcttccacctccaatgcatgcagtcaatgctgccaagcattctgggaaagccatggactgattcgtgaagacgaagcaaccgttggcaatcatcggtggtgggtgcccgaaggaattcatcctcgaaagctgaacgaacgccctcgcaaaaattctttagacaaaggattccagtggactcaccgatatgcaaatactcgtcgaagatgtcggccatttgcccagtagcgagttgtcggatggcacacgtacacttctgcaacgacGTGATACTTTgtcggccggctgcatctggacctgtttggaagaattcaacacgtgcggacaatgtgttgacaattcgcatgaacaagcgcgctttgacatgcgaaaacggcgcctgaagtaatctgccggaaaccgcggctggtcggcaaagtagtcggcaacgagcctttcgtgggctccctcccggtcacgatggatttagcggcgatttgatctggttcgttgaggaggaggagcgggggtattcgccgtgacgtatgcttcgtaagcggcacgatgttgttcgtagtattcttgttcttcgcgctccgcttccgccataatatgggtgaaatccatttgaggttttgagtgagggatgaatgtgttgatagtttgtatgagaattatgaatgagagatgatttgatgtgataaatggatgatgaatgtgtgtatttatagatgattttggggggaaaaaataaaaaaaaattcaaaaaaattcagaaaaaacgggaaaaaacggccatatttttgggatttggaaaatatttttttttttttattttttttatcattttatataattaaaaatcaaattttaaaataaaaaaataataattcaaaggcaacggctatgccgttgcccaatcgtaagccgccacgtcgtctgctcgctggcacggtgctgctcgatgcatcgagcagcgccgtgccagcggcgcgagcgcagcggcggcggtatgcgtcctcgccgctggcacggacggacgcggggccgccgtccaccgttgtggatgctcttatagcgTTATAGATTTGAACCTTGTTCTTCCCTATTTTATTAAATGCAATGGTGTAAGCAACAAAATGTGAAATCTTAGGAGAGGGGCAAGAAAAGGTTCTTATATTAAATGGGGGGGAGGGGGGTGTTAAATTAGAGTTAATATAGTATATTAgaataatactccctcagtccacAGAAAATAGTCTAATTTGTGGACGGTACGGGTAGGTCTACTTATTTGGTCGGTTCTGGTTCTGACCGGTTACAATTTTTAATGAATCCTACAATCTGAACAGGGACCAGAACCGGCCGATACCGATTCTGAATCGGAAGCGATGTATAATTTTAATctgaatttatttataaataattcgatactaataaaataataatctaatagCTGGATATCTGACAAATAATACAAACAACAAtacaataatattcatatatggGTAAGAGTGATGTCAAGTGTAGTAGGTCGGAGTAGTTTATGTTGCCAATCCTTTTATAAAAAAGGAGTTCTAAAATTTagcagtttttttttaaaatgagttttaaaattgaattccattttttttctctaaacaaatgTTCAATGGAATTTCCAATATTAATCGATCTTGTTGTGACTTTTTGGTTTAATGCGGAACAGttaataaattattcaaaaacatGTTAATATCATATGCTAAATGAATTGttacataaatttattataaagttaaatttcaattatatgaaatgatattgtatttgtataagttcttttgaaaattaaaaataaacttaTGATATCCTATTCGTAGTAGTTAgttcataaaaaatgaattgggGAAATAACTGTAGATTCAAAGCATCACGgtttaaacattttaaatacttTAGAAAACAGAGCTCGCAAATTTAACACTATTTAAATCTAAAAATCActcaatgtttcaaattattttatttcaattcaatattaatttaattaagttagatttattagtatattaaattatataaaaaaatgaattgtaaCCTAGTTCCCAGTTACAAACCGGTCGGTTCCGGTTTCTAACCAGAATCggttttatttaaaaagttGAAACTGGTACCAGAACTGGTTTTTCAGTCCCGGTTCCTCAATTAACCGGCCTGCTCCGGTTAACCAAGAATCGGGGAATTGTTTAGGCACCCCTAGGTATgggttttaatgagaaatttaGTAAagggaagagaaaaaatagataaagtaagagagatatggaGAAAAGGTAGGTAAAGTTCGTGAgtggtaaaatatgagagactTTCCATTTATAGAAATGAAACTCTTTTTGTGGACATCCTAATATggcaaaataaaactatttttcgtAGACGCGTAATATACAAGATATGTGTGCATATCTATGGACAATCCACCCTGATTTTAGACAACTTATTTAATATGGGCCGCTGTAGAGAATTGAAGCCCAATAATGCTAGTAGCCTATCACTTAACCCATTAGGGTTGTGGCCTCATAAGATACGACTATAAATAGCAATCACAAATTCTTCAGAACACTCTTTTGCCCAATTCAACCGACGATCGGCTGCAGCGGAGAGCCGGCGGCGTTGGAGGCCACAGATCATGGTGCACGTCTCGTTTTACCGCAATTGTAAGCATCTCTATCTCTTCTTTATGGTTCTATCGTTATATGCATACACGATACACACTCAATTTTCGCTGTGCTTGTATTTCTGCGTGCTTGCGTTGCCACTTTGTATGTGCTCTAATTTGGTAAATTCAATTGAGAGTAGCGACGATGTATTTGGTAAATTCAATTGAGAGTGTGAGAGAAATTTATCTGTCTTGATGGATGATACCGTTGCTAGATTAGAAAGCGACTAATTTGcatatttctcttttatttgtagttAAATTATCTCAATAGTTGCTAAACTGTAGGATCAAACTCAGTATTTTATGCCTTCACCTGATTTTAcattttctttcattctttcaTGCGTGTAAGTTTTAGTACTCAGTTAATCCGTGTTAATTGGGATATATTCCGAGCGTCAATGAAATTCAATATCGACTTGTTGTATTTAGAAGAgcatttatataattaatgtaGTTATATTATGGAAAAGAAGTAGACAGTGAATAAGATTATGCAAAACTTTATTACCATGACCCTGTAACAGATGGTAAGACATTTAAGAAGCCTCGTCGTCCTTATGAGAAGGAGAGACTTGATGCTGAGTTAAAGCTTGTTGGAGAGTATGGCCTGAGGTGCAAAAGGGAGCTATGGAGGGTTCAGTATGCTTTGAGTCGTATTAGGAACAATGCTAGAAATCTTTTGACCCTTGACGAAAAGGATCCCCGTCGTATTTTCGAGGGTGAGGCCCTATTGAGGAGGATGAACAGGTATGGCCTGCTGGATGAGAGCCAGAACAAGCTCGATTATGTCCTGTCCCTCACTGTGGAGAACTTTCTTGAGCGCCGTCTCCAAACTTTAGTCTTCAAGGCAGGCATGGCCAAGTCTATTCACCATGCTAGAGTGCTGATTAGGCAAAGGCACATCAGGTATTAACTATCTATATTCTTGTGTTTTAAATTGGTCTCAGTGCTGCTGTTATTTTCGTAATTAAACTTGTGTCCCTTTGCTTCAACTAACATTTGTTTGCAACCTGCCAGTGAACTAGGCTGTAGTTTATGCAATTTCATTTGACCTTTACATGGTACATGTTTTGATGTATTGGATTGTAGCTGGTGGTAGTTGAGTATACCTGCAAAAGTTAAATTACTAAAAGTTCATTAGCTATATCCTGAGTGTCATGATgtgtcttttctttttcttgccttGCAATCcacatttttttgtttgttggaTGAGATCTTAGCATGGATGGTGAATCATTTGAACCCTGTTTTAATCCTTCCTATATTGAACAATTGTTTAGCCTGTGTCCAATCTTATAAAGGACATTAGTTAAGCCTTTTCTATGTCAATCAAGCGTGTGTATGATTTAAGACCTCATCATCATAGCATTTCAATCCAAACTCATCGCACAAGTTCTATCCATATATGTTCTTTTTGCGCACTCATACTTAAACCATATGGCCAAGAGAGACCATAAACCGGACCAGCTTTCACCACTCGTTTGTAGATACTTTGTGGTAGCCTCATTGTGCTTTATATCTGTCATGGTACAACTAGATAATAGGTAGGAACATAAATCGAAAGAATAGATGACTTATAGCAAGTCTTGTAGAACCTTGTAACTTCCATATTTTGTTTACACATCTGAAAACACCAGCTTCACCATTAAAGTGAAGCTGCTCCAAATAATGTGCGAATGATTGATCTTGTTTCTGTGGAGTTTACTTAATTGCATACATGTATTTGATTATAGATTATCCATTTCCATGTTTATATCTAGAATTTATTTGTGTATGTGTTCATCACACAGTACTGTGATGAACTAATTATATGCATCTCCAGGGTTGGGAGGCAGGTTGTCAATGTCCCTTCATTCCTTGTTAGAGTTGACTCCCAGAAACACATTGATTTCTCTCTCACTAGTCCGTTTGGCGGTGGTCGCCCTGGAAGAGTGAAGCGAAGGAACCAAAAGGCAGCTGCAAAGAAGGCTTCTGGTGGTGATGGAGATGAGGATGATGAAGAGTGAAGTGTAGGTTTATTTAGTTTATAGTTTTACTGGTTTGTTGGAGCAGGTTGGTTCATCTTTTCCTTTGTAGCGATGAATTCTCTTTACATTATCAGTGGTTTTGTTGAGATATTAAGAGTTAGGACGAACTTCTTCTTTTGACATGTT
Encoded here:
- the LOC121754304 gene encoding 40S ribosomal protein S9-2: MVHVSFYRNYGKTFKKPRRPYEKERLDAELKLVGEYGLRCKRELWRVQYALSRIRNNARNLLTLDEKDPRRIFEGEALLRRMNRYGLLDESQNKLDYVLSLTVENFLERRLQTLVFKAGMAKSIHHARVLIRQRHIRVGRQVVNVPSFLVRVDSQKHIDFSLTSPFGGGRPGRVKRRNQKAAAKKASGGDGDEDDEE